The following proteins are co-located in the Vigna unguiculata cultivar IT97K-499-35 chromosome 9, ASM411807v1, whole genome shotgun sequence genome:
- the LOC114196277 gene encoding LIM domain-containing protein WLIM1-like, producing the protein MASFAGTTQKCKACEKTVYLVDQLTADNKIYHKSCFRCYHCKGTLKLSNYCSFEGVLYCKPHFDQLFKKTGSLEKSFEGIPRTARLERSADQVQTNSKVSNLFAGTQEKCVACKKTVYPIEKVAVDGTSYHKACFRCTYGGCVISPSNYVAHEHRLYCRHHHTQLFKQKGNFSQLDKQENDEGVTENTATE; encoded by the exons ATGGCATCATTTGCAGGGACTACCCAGAAGTGCAAAGCATGTGAGAAGACAGTGTATTTGGTGGATCAGCTCACTGCTGACAACAAGATCTATCACAAATCTTGTTTCAGATGCTACCACTGCAAGGGTACCCTAAAG CTGAGTAACTATTGTTCCTTTGAGGGAGTTTTATATTGTAAGCCTCATTTTGATCAACTCTTTAAGAAGACTGGTAGCTTGGAGAAAAGTTTTGAAG GTATTCCAAGAACTGCTAGACTTGAAAGATCTGCTGATCAG GTCCAAACCAATAGCAAGGTTTCAAATTTATTTGCTGGAACCCAGGAAAAATGTGTTGCTTGCAAGAAAACAGTTTACCCAATTGAAAAG GTAGCTGTTGATGGAACATCTTACCATAAGGCTTGTTTCAGGTGCACTTATGGAGGATGTGTAATTAGCCCATCAAATTATGTTGCCCATGAACACCGTCTTTATTGTAGGCACCATCACACTCAGTTGTTCAAGCAGAAAGGTAACTTTAGCCAACTCGACAagcaagaaaatgatgaagggGTGACAGAGAACACAGCAACAGAGTAG
- the LOC114163424 gene encoding uncharacterized protein LOC114163424, translated as MTGAEAAGSGNLVISHCMIVGKACCVLYDSRATHPFVSDACVKKLSLLVCELQCELVVSTPASSMELEVILGMDWLSANPILIDCREKKLLFPNSEEPELLTSQGVVKELQGGAQCYIIFTRLELEKEERTSVIPVRHEFEDVFPAEVPGLPRSREVEFSIDLVPETGPVSMAPYRMAPAELVELKS; from the exons ATGACCGGGGCGGAGGcagcaggttcaggtaacctcgTTATAAGCCATTGTATGATAGTTGGAAAAGCTTGTTGTGTGTTATATGACTCTAGAGCGACACACCCATTTGTGTCAGATGCATGTGTGAAAAAGTTGAGTCTGCTGGTGTGTGAGCTACAGTGTGAACTTGTGGTGTCTACTCCGGCATCGAGTATG GAGTTAGAggtgatcttgggaatggattggctctctgccaatcccATTCTTATAGATTGTCGAGAGAAGAAGCTACTTTTCCccaactcagaggagcctgagttgttaaCATCTCAGGGGGTTGTGAAGGAACTACAAGGGGGTGCACAATGTTACATAATCTTCACACGTTTGGAGTTGGAGAAAGAGGAGAGGACGTCAGTTATACCAGTCAGGCATGAATTTGAGGATGTGTTCCCGGCAGAAGTGCCAGGTTTACCTCGTAGTAGAGAAGTGGAATTCTCTATTGACCTAGTACCGGAAACCGGCCCGGTGTCGATGGCCCCATATCGGATGGCGCCGGCGGAGTTAGTGGAACTCAAGAGTTAG